TTAGTAATAGTAATGGTTGGCTAGATAGTACAGCCATTGCATTAGGAAATGGTACAGATGATAAATTACTTAGAGTATGGACAAATGATGAATCAAGTTCTGAGAAATCAGTAGAATTACAATATGATATTTCTAGTTTATTAGGTGATGAAACTTATCATCAAATTGCATATAGTATTAGTAATGCTTCATTAGATTTATATATTGATGGAGTTTTAGTTGATAATTCAGTTTTAACTAATCCTATTGATATAATTGATGCTTCAAAAATTAATATTGGTGGATATGATGGAGGTTCTGGACATGCACCAAATGCATCAATTGATAATATAGAAGTTTATGATATAGTATTAACAGCTAATCAAATTGGTGAATTATATGATCAAACTGTTACAGTCACTGATGTAGATGGTGGCGAAATTGATATGGTTTCATTATTAGCTAATGCAACTTCAGAAATTGGAGATAATTTAGATACGATTGATTTAACATCAGGCGATCATATTTTATCAAATATAGATTATTTAGATGTTATTGCAATGACTGATGCTGATAATACATTAAAAATTATTACAGATGGAGATTCAAGTACAGGAGATAAAGTTAAATTAGATACAGCTGATTGGAGTCCTTCAACAACGCCTGATGCTGAAGGATATACAACTTACACTTCGACAACAGATAATACGGTCAAATTATTAATTGAAGCAGATAACGTAGAGATTTAATAACTTTGCAAAAAAAGGGCTGGTTTTTTAAACTAGCTCTTTTTTAAATTTAAGTTAGTTGATAACCAATTCCAAATACATTTTTTATAGAATCTTTTCCAATTTTATTTCTTAATCTCGAATAAAGTGATTTAAAAGCTGATTCAGTTATTTCTTCATTTGCCCATAAGTAATTCTCTATGTCTTCTCTACTTAAAGTTTTATGCTTATTTGCAAGGAAAAGTTCTAGTAATCTAAACTCATTTTTTGTTAACTTTGTTGTATTTTTTCCTTCAGTAAATATTGTTTTTTCATGATAATCATATATGCTTCCATTCTGAAGACTAATTGTCACATTTCCATGGTTTACAATGTGTTTTGCTGTTTGATTAAGTGCAAAAATTAGATTTTCAATTTTTACAGGTCTTATAACAAAATCGATTACTTGTATTCTAATTGCTTCAAAAAGGTATTTTTCATTCTTCTCTTTTGATAATATTATAATAGGTACACTATGATTTATTTTTCTTATCTTTTTACATAAGTCTATACCATTTATATTTGATAAATTTATATCTGTAACTATTACATCTGGATGTTCTATTGAGAATATTTTGTATGCTCTCTCGGCAGAGTGTGAGATTATTATTTTATGAAAAAAATGTTCTAAAACACTGACTTCTTTTGGTGAAATATTTATCTCTTTTGAAACAAATAATACTTTCAAACTCTTTAATATATCTTTTAATGAATAGCCCATAATCTCATTTCCATATTTTAGTTACAATTCAATTATAATTAAATGAAATTAAAGCTATCTTAAAGCTTTATATGCTAAATTTGAGGATAGTAGCATAAAATATTTTCTTTGAGAAAATTATTTTTTATTAGAATTAGGGGTCTAAAATGAAAAAATGCATGATAAAATTAAGTCTGCCAACAATAATATTAATAAGTTCAACTTATTTATATGGTAATACACTTCAAGAGGTTGTAGAACATACAATGACAAACAATCCAAAAGTTTTGTCAACATTAAAAAATAATGATGCATACAAATTGTACATTGATGAAGCAGAAGGTGGTTATTATCCAAAATTAGATTTAACTGCATATGTAGGAACAAAAAGGACAAAAACTAGTCCTGATATAGGAAATAAGACAGAATCAGATACTCAAGGGTATAACGCACAGTTAGATTTTGAACAACTTATTTATGATGGTGGATTGACTAGTGGTCAAATTGATGAAGCTCAATATAGGTATAACTCAAATAAATATTTAAATGAAAGTATTGTGGATGATATTATTTATGATAGTGTTGATTCTTATTTAAATTTAGTTAAATATAAAAATAGGTTAGATGTTGCTAAAAAAAGTTTAGCTATTTATGAAGATTATTTGATAACTGCAAAAGAGACTGAAGAGATTAGTGGAGAGTCCTTACAGAAGGCTCAAGTCAATGCAAAAATACATTTTGCCAAGAATAGTATGTATGCAGATACAAATAATAATCTAAGAGCAGTAAGTTCATTTACAAAAAATGTTGGTATAGCTCCCGATGGAAAATCTTGTAGACCAAATATCAATAATTCAAGAGTTCCTACAAGTTTAAAAACATTAATTGATGATGTTTTAGTTACTAATCCTTTAATTTTAGAACAAGTTGAAAATATAAAAGAGCAAAGAGCTATTTTAAATCAAAAAGATGCAAGTTTCTATCCAACAATTAAGTTTAAGGCACAAGGTATTTTTGATAAAGACTTAGTTACAGAAGATGAACGAACGCAAGTTTATACTGCAAGAATTGAATTAGCATATAACCTTTTTAATGGAAATAAAGATAAATCATCATCTATGAGAGAAAAAATATTTTTACAAGAAGCACAAAAAAATCTTGATACAGTTACTACTGAAGTAGTGGATGAAACTACCGCTTCATATAATACTTTTGTATACTCTAAAAAAAGAGTAACTGAATTAGAAGCATATATTAAAGACAATGAAAATATTTTATCTATCTATAAAGATCAATTTGAAGGCGGAACTAGAACTTTTATTGATGTTTTAAATATAGAAAGAGATCTAACAAGTGCGAAACAAGATCTAATAGATGCCGAATATGATTTAGACTCTGCTTACTTTCAAGTTTTTACAAAGTTAGGTGGAATCGAAGAAGCTGTAGTAAATGCAAATGTTGAAGCTTGTACTGAAACAAAGCCAAAAATGGAAGAAAGAGTACAAGTAGTTGAAACAACATCTGATGATGTTCAAGCTATGTTAGCTGATGAATCTACATCACTTCCTCCTGCTGCAAATATTGAAGGTACTTATGGTTTATATATAGTTGCATATAGAAATATTACGAGAGCTGAAGAAAGTTTAGGAAAAGCAAAAAATATTCTTGGCGAAGATATTAATATTAAACTTGAACCTGCAAGAGGTTATAATAGTGTAGTGATTTATAATATATCTACAA
The sequence above is drawn from the Arcobacter sp. LA11 genome and encodes:
- a CDS encoding response regulator transcription factor produces the protein MGYSLKDILKSLKVLFVSKEINISPKEVSVLEHFFHKIIISHSAERAYKIFSIEHPDVIVTDINLSNINGIDLCKKIRKINHSVPIIILSKEKNEKYLFEAIRIQVIDFVIRPVKIENLIFALNQTAKHIVNHGNVTISLQNGSIYDYHEKTIFTEGKNTTKLTKNEFRLLELFLANKHKTLSREDIENYLWANEEITESAFKSLYSRLRNKIGKDSIKNVFGIGYQLT
- a CDS encoding TolC family protein, which produces MKKCMIKLSLPTIILISSTYLYGNTLQEVVEHTMTNNPKVLSTLKNNDAYKLYIDEAEGGYYPKLDLTAYVGTKRTKTSPDIGNKTESDTQGYNAQLDFEQLIYDGGLTSGQIDEAQYRYNSNKYLNESIVDDIIYDSVDSYLNLVKYKNRLDVAKKSLAIYEDYLITAKETEEISGESLQKAQVNAKIHFAKNSMYADTNNNLRAVSSFTKNVGIAPDGKSCRPNINNSRVPTSLKTLIDDVLVTNPLILEQVENIKEQRAILNQKDASFYPTIKFKAQGIFDKDLVTEDERTQVYTARIELAYNLFNGNKDKSSSMREKIFLQEAQKNLDTVTTEVVDETTASYNTFVYSKKRVTELEAYIKDNENILSIYKDQFEGGTRTFIDVLNIERDLTSAKQDLIDAEYDLDSAYFQVFTKLGGIEEAVVNANVEACTETKPKMEERVQVVETTSDDVQAMLADESTSLPPAANIEGTYGLYIVAYRNITRAEESLGKAKNILGEDINIKLEPARGYNSVVIYNISTMDEVKTIQSKIDGNFPGSYIRKFTK